The following nucleotide sequence is from Cyclopterus lumpus isolate fCycLum1 chromosome 20, fCycLum1.pri, whole genome shotgun sequence.
ACAAGCGAGTCACATGACTAACGACTGATGTGACAAAAAGTCAttgtttacttttagttttgcaTGCTACACAAACAACGGTCTCCTGGAAACATGCTGCTTATTTGAACTATATAAGAATCACAATTCATGGAAAGATTTAGGTAATAATTCCATTTCATTCCCTCGTTTATCAGAGGTTTATATGCATTATTAAATGGTTtataacacaatataatgtaCTTGTAAGCAGGTCAGAGGACGTTTTTAACCgttatttattatatagttattataatatattgttaCAAACCaattaatacaatacaataaatcaatgtatcGATACATTATTGAAGACGTACACGTTATAATGTGTTGAAAACACGTTTCATGTTTATATGCTGCTTATAAATGCAAAATACTCGGTTTTAAAGGGTTTTTCCTcatctgaaaatatatattgatatttgatTTTGCCAAAAAGATTATAAGTTCCTTTTAACACCATCtataatgaaaaaataaaagtaatatttgTAAGTGTTTATGTCAGTTGAGCGTATACCTTTTGgtggtatttattttaaatatgaatatagaCATTGTAAGgtgaattgtttatttatttattacattcacATTGGAAGACATGTACAGTAGTCATttaccacaaacacaaaatacaccTTCAGCAGTCATTATGACACACTGAgataatatgaataaatacaccATGTTTAGTATTTTCACGAGACGGAGCGTCCCTCTCTGTGGCTGCTCTGGTAGCTGCCGGGGTCCACTGACTCCGGCCTGTGAGTGCTCGGGCCCAGGTACTGTTCGAACTCGCTGCGGTCCAGATCGTACAGCATGTCCAGCTGGACCTGTTCCAGGTAAAACTCAAAGGAGGGCCCGGCAGGGCCCAGCAGGCCCCCGTAACCCCTGCTGGACTCCCCTTGATCCACATGGGGACCTGCAGCATTGGGGAAGCCGTGCTGCATGTTCCTGTGCTGTCTGCCAAAATACACCTGGGGCTCTGCAGGGTACGCAGGAGGGTTTGGGTACCCCACAGGCTTATTTGATAAGACgtccgctgctgctgctgctgctgctgctgctgctgggtctGGAAACACTGGAGTTTGTTGGTAGCAGCTGCGCAAAGGGGCGAAGTTAGCCGGGGAGTTTGTGAACGCAGTGCTACTCGGGTAGGAATGCTGCTGGTTCTGGAGCAGGTAGGTGAGGTTGAAAGGCACGGGGAAGCCGGAGCTGCAGAGCGAGGGGTGATACGCCTCTGCTCCCTGGGGTTTAGCgctcttcttcagctgcctcctCCTGCGGGGCCGGTACTTGTAGTTGGGGTAGTCGACGGTGTGCTGCACTCTCAGGCGCTCTGCTTCCTGCATGTATGGACGCTTCTCAACCAGGGACATGGCCTTCCAAGTTTTTCCTGCAGGAACACTGTCGGGTTAATGATCTGCATCCTCATTGGTTTAGCGAAACTGACTTAAACGTGAAATATAAATCAACATTTGATGCTACTTAGCTCTTATAAGACCCCTATAAATCAATATTGTCGTGGGTTTCCCCATAGGAGAACTACAAAATAATAAACCTAAAAAATTAATTCCAATATTGTTATGAAGGAACACTTAACGATTTCCAAGGGGGCACTTTAACTTTAGCAACCACTGGGCTCATCCATCACATTTCCTCACATCATTCCTCACCTAGTATTTTGCTCAGATCCGTGTTCTCCAGGTCTGGGTTGAGCTGCGCCAGCCGCCTGCGCTCCTCTTTGGTCCAGATGATGAAGGCGTTCAGGGGTCTCCTGACTCTCTGCTGCGTGGACGCGGACTTGGCCTCGGGGCTGGCGCAGCTGGAGTCCGAGTTCACGGACTGCGGGCTGGGGGGCCCTGAACTCGGGGAGCGCACCTCGGTCATCTGCTCCCCGTCCACGGAGCCCGAGTCTTCGGCCTCGAACGTCATGGCGTTGTTGGCGCAGAGCTGGAAAGCAGCGGGCTGGTGTCCGAAGTGCATGTTTacagatggtgatgatgttgtgGCTCCGCTGCGGGCTCGCTGTCATCCTCCTGGGGATGCACTGTGACGGATATATGCGGGA
It contains:
- the sox32 gene encoding SRY-box transcription factor 32; amino-acid sequence: MHFGHQPAAFQLCANNAMTFEAEDSGSVDGEQMTEVRSPSSGPPSPQSVNSDSSCASPEAKSASTQQRVRRPLNAFIIWTKEERRRLAQLNPDLENTDLSKILGKTWKAMSLVEKRPYMQEAERLRVQHTVDYPNYKYRPRRRRQLKKSAKPQGAEAYHPSLCSSGFPVPFNLTYLLQNQQHSYPSSTAFTNSPANFAPLRSCYQQTPVFPDPAAAAAAAAAADVLSNKPVGYPNPPAYPAEPQVYFGRQHRNMQHGFPNAAGPHVDQGESSRGYGGLLGPAGPSFEFYLEQVQLDMLYDLDRSEFEQYLGPSTHRPESVDPGSYQSSHREGRSVS